CTGGGGCAAATCAATGACAAGGCTCGGGAGAACTTCGATCTGCAGTGTCAGTTGGACTGGCTCAAGCGGCAGATGTTCGGCCGCAAGTCCGAAACGATGGATCCGAACCAGCGGCTGCTGTTTGCGGATCTGTTCG
The Anaerobaca lacustris genome window above contains:
- a CDS encoding transposase: MTSPTPTPVSKTFRITAETPSSALPTDVITLQQMVLQLLGQINDKARENFDLQCQLDWLKRQMFGRKSETMDPNQRLLFADLF